From a single Myotis daubentonii chromosome 5, mMyoDau2.1, whole genome shotgun sequence genomic region:
- the LOC132234163 gene encoding olfactory receptor 7A5-like: MEPGNGTQISEFLLLGLSQALELQPLIFGLFLSMYLITVLGNLLIILAVSSDSHLHTPMYFFLSNLSLVDICFTSTTIPKMLWNIQTQSKVITYQGCITQMFFYILFAMLDNMILTVMAYDRFVAICHPLHYMVIMNPRLCGLLVLVSWIMSVLNSLLNSLMVLGLRFCSDLEIPHFFCELSQVVQLACSETFLNKIIMYFSAGLLGGGPFAGILYSYSKILSSICVIPSAQGKYKAFSTCASHLSVVSLFYGTSLGVYLSFTATQNAHSSATASVMYTVVTPMLNPFIYSLRNNDIKRALQRFLGR; encoded by the coding sequence ATGGAACCAGGCAATGGTACAcaaatttcagaatttcttctccTGGGACTTTCACAGGCACTGGAACTgcagcccctcatatttgggcttttcctctccatgtacctcatcactgtgttgggaaacttgctcatcatcctggccgtcagctcagactcccacctccacacgcccatgtacttcttcctctccaacctgtccttggtagacatctgtttcacctccaccaccatcccaaagatgctatggaacatccagacacagagcaAAGTCATCACCTATCAAGGCTGCATCACACAGAtgtttttttatatactttttgcaATGTTGGACAACATGATCCTGActgtgatggcctatgaccgatttgtggccatctgccaccccctgcactacatggtcatcatgaacccccggctctgtggactgctggttctggtgtcctggatcatgagtGTCCTGAATTCCTTGCTAAATAGCTTAATGGTGTTGGGTCTGCGCTTCTGCTCAGACTTGGAAATCccccactttttctgtgaactcagTCAGGTGGTCCAACTTGCCTGTTCTGAAACCTTTCTTAACAAAATTATAATGTACTTTTCAGCTGGGCTTCTAGGTGGTGGTCCCTTTGCTGGGATCCTTTACTCTTACTCTAAGATACTTTCTTCCATATGTGTAATCCCATCAGCTCAGGGGAAGTATAAAGCCTTTTCTACCTGTGCATCTCACCTCTcagttgtctccttattttaCGGTACTAGTCTTGGAGTTTACCTCAGCTTTACTGCTACCCAAAATGCACACTCAAGTGCAACAGCCTCGGTCATGTACACTgtggtcacacccatgctgaATCCCTTCATCTACAGTCTGAGGAACAATGACATAAAGAGGGCCCTGCAAAGATTCCTTGGCAGGTAA